One segment of Pseudanabaena sp. PCC 6802 DNA contains the following:
- a CDS encoding DUF5340 family protein: protein MEHIPIPSHIHYELLLQLLERQTLPAIASSDRFSREQIQSTIVMLRKALALQKQFESICEQQGKNISYRWSLNDLPLDSGRDLAEYTAQKKH, encoded by the coding sequence GTGGAACATATTCCCATCCCATCTCACATTCATTACGAGCTATTGCTACAGTTGTTAGAGCGGCAAACTCTGCCAGCGATCGCATCGTCAGATCGCTTCTCTAGAGAGCAGATCCAGTCAACAATCGTCATGCTACGCAAAGCACTGGCTCTGCAAAAGCAGTTTGAGTCAATTTGCGAACAGCAGGGCAAGAACATTAGCTATCGTTGGTCGCTAAACGATCTCCCCCTTGACAGTGGCAGGGATCTGGCTGAATACACTGCACAAAAAAAACATTAG
- a CDS encoding glycosyltransferase family 39 protein, translated as MQFPHQERGRGKITHLLLLIVLIGAIVIGVGFRLYPLDRKLYWHDEVYTSLRAAGYTGLEMGQQIFSNQNVQPNELLKFQRIKPGSDFGDTIASLAKEDPQHPPLYYLMSRAWMQVFGSDIAMMRLLAVLISLLSLPLIYSLALELFSSRPIALTSVALLALSPFDVLFAQIARQYSLLTVTTIASSLCLLRAMRLKRVSSWSVYAATNALGLYTHPFFSFTIIGHGIYLLLLQLPLSHRLRVKSEVGRSQVELLRSQNFFYRYLLASIGSLVLYLPWILVLMGNYQRALSSTNWASGATDWFFNFKLWMLSFTALFLDLDVGFDNAWTYVIRLPILLTILAGIWAVCRQTQRQTWLFVVTSIFVPFLMLVLPDLLLGGRRSSVSRYLISCYPGVQLAVAYLIGSNLERSPLNNVWNNIQTKIETYGKTYSQFFWRLVLVSLFACSIASCTVSAMAETWWSNIPSYFNAETARLVNQRAKPLLIVDEGDDGTMLGDLISLSYLLSDRVSLELLSKTGIPNLSPSYSDWLAFRPSARLRAHFRAQGKELEVISGAANLWKVPQKPVS; from the coding sequence ATGCAGTTTCCACATCAAGAACGCGGACGCGGCAAAATAACTCATCTTTTACTGCTAATCGTCCTGATCGGAGCAATTGTAATTGGAGTTGGGTTCAGGCTATATCCACTGGATCGTAAATTGTATTGGCACGATGAAGTTTACACTTCTTTACGTGCGGCAGGCTACACTGGCCTTGAAATGGGTCAGCAGATTTTTAGTAACCAGAACGTACAGCCCAACGAACTCTTGAAATTTCAGCGGATTAAGCCAGGTAGCGATTTTGGCGATACGATCGCCTCGCTGGCCAAAGAAGATCCGCAGCACCCGCCCTTGTACTATCTGATGTCTCGTGCCTGGATGCAGGTATTTGGTAGCGACATTGCCATGATGAGGCTTTTAGCAGTTCTGATTAGTTTGCTATCGCTGCCATTAATTTATAGTTTGGCACTCGAGCTATTCAGTTCTCGCCCAATTGCACTTACATCTGTAGCATTACTAGCTCTGTCGCCGTTTGACGTGCTATTTGCTCAAATTGCCAGGCAATATAGCTTGCTGACCGTCACCACGATCGCCAGTAGTTTGTGTCTGCTAAGAGCCATGCGATTAAAGCGTGTCAGTAGTTGGAGTGTTTATGCTGCGACTAATGCTCTGGGACTGTATACGCACCCATTTTTTAGCTTTACTATAATCGGTCACGGTATTTATTTGCTGCTGCTGCAACTGCCACTATCGCATCGCCTGAGGGTGAAGTCAGAAGTTGGACGTTCTCAAGTGGAGCTACTGCGATCGCAAAATTTCTTTTACAGGTATTTACTGGCATCAATAGGATCGCTAGTTTTATATCTGCCCTGGATCCTGGTACTGATGGGCAACTATCAGCGTGCCTTAAGCTCGACGAATTGGGCATCGGGAGCTACAGACTGGTTTTTTAATTTCAAGTTGTGGATGCTCAGCTTTACAGCTTTGTTTCTAGATCTCGATGTTGGTTTTGATAATGCGTGGACGTATGTAATTCGATTACCAATCCTATTAACGATTCTGGCAGGAATTTGGGCAGTATGCCGTCAAACGCAGCGACAAACCTGGTTATTTGTAGTCACGTCAATTTTCGTGCCTTTTTTGATGTTGGTACTGCCGGATCTGCTTTTGGGCGGACGGCGCAGTTCGGTCAGCCGCTATCTGATCTCTTGCTATCCGGGTGTTCAATTAGCTGTAGCTTATTTAATCGGTAGCAATCTGGAGCGATCGCCCCTCAATAATGTCTGGAATAATATCCAAACTAAGATCGAGACCTATGGCAAAACCTACAGCCAATTTTTCTGGCGCTTAGTTCTGGTCAGTTTATTTGCCTGTAGCATTGCCTCCTGCACCGTGAGTGCAATGGCAGAAACATGGTGGAGTAATATCCCTAGCTACTTTAATGCAGAAACTGCCAGATTAGTGAATCAGAGAGCCAAACCTTTACTGATTGTTGACGAAGGCGACGACGGTACGATGTTAGGCGATCTAATATCGCTCAGCTATCTATTGAGCGATCGCGTCAGTTTAGAACTCTTGAGTAAGACTGGCATACCAAACTTATCGCCATCATACTCGGACTGGCTCGCATTTCGCCCTTCAGCCAGGCTCCGCGCGCATTTTCGCGCCCAGGGTAAAGAGCTAGAGGTAATTTCCGGGGCTGCTAATCTTTGGAAAGTCCCCCAGAAACCAGTATCGTAA
- a CDS encoding Spy/CpxP family protein refolding chaperone, translating to MNRKFHQSIAAALAITIATGIPTTHTLTQPSQAQEIGEASGKLLQQLNLSNDQLQQIKNIRSRNNSEIRSSRQRVRQLQQEIQELMSGTASSEQVRAKFNELQSVRQQAAKLQFEQTLAMREVLTPQQRAQLAQLIKQRRETRHNRR from the coding sequence ATGAACCGTAAATTCCATCAATCTATTGCTGCTGCCCTAGCAATAACTATAGCTACAGGTATTCCTACAACCCATACCTTGACCCAGCCATCTCAAGCTCAAGAGATTGGCGAAGCTTCTGGCAAACTGCTACAGCAACTAAACCTGAGTAACGATCAGTTACAACAAATTAAAAATATTCGCTCTAGAAATAACTCGGAAATCAGATCTAGCAGGCAAAGAGTGCGCCAGTTGCAACAAGAAATACAAGAGTTGATGTCTGGCACTGCCTCCAGCGAGCAAGTAAGAGCTAAGTTTAATGAATTGCAATCCGTAAGACAACAAGCAGCTAAATTACAATTCGAGCAAACGCTAGCAATGCGAGAAGTTCTAACCCCCCAGCAACGCGCTCAATTAGCCCAACTCATAAAGCAACGCCGAGAAACCAGACACAACCGTCGTTGA
- a CDS encoding hemolysin family protein has translation MSSIALEILLILLLTIVNGIFSGSEIAMVSARKVRLEQLADRGSRKAQAALKLANDPNDFLSTVQIGITLIGILSGAVGGATIAQRLKVGFDAIPALHPYSEGISVAIVVAVITYLSLTIGELVPKRIALNNPEQIACNVARPMRFLSRLTAPIVHILGVSTDTLLGLLGIRPSNEPDITEEEIKVLIRQGAESGMFEEAEHEIVQRVFRLSDRPIKAIMTPRTEIDWLDIESTLEENLQEVMNSNRSRFPVGRGSLDRCIGVVRGRNLLAAQLSGRATNLEAILQPPLYVAESARALNVIEQFKQTGVHLGLVTDEYGGIEGLVTLNDLMEAIVGDLPSAENQEEPLIIQREDGSWLLDGLLDINDLKDLLEQESLPDETTGSFHTLGGFVMHFLGHIPQSGEYFEWSGLRFEVMDMDGKRVDKILVTILVSGGLSKD, from the coding sequence ATGTCCTCGATCGCTCTCGAAATTCTGTTAATTCTCCTGTTAACTATTGTCAATGGGATCTTTTCAGGATCGGAGATTGCAATGGTTTCGGCCCGCAAAGTTCGATTGGAGCAGTTAGCAGACCGAGGCAGCCGTAAAGCACAAGCTGCGCTGAAGCTGGCAAACGATCCCAATGATTTTCTCTCAACCGTGCAAATTGGCATTACGCTGATTGGCATTCTCAGTGGTGCAGTGGGCGGTGCCACGATCGCTCAACGATTAAAGGTTGGATTTGATGCCATTCCTGCTTTGCATCCTTACAGCGAGGGAATTAGCGTTGCGATTGTCGTAGCAGTTATCACCTATCTGTCGCTGACGATCGGCGAATTGGTCCCAAAACGGATTGCCCTTAACAACCCAGAGCAGATTGCCTGTAATGTTGCCAGACCCATGCGTTTTCTTTCCCGCTTGACCGCACCTATCGTTCATATTCTAGGTGTTTCAACAGATACCTTGCTCGGGCTACTGGGGATTAGACCTTCAAACGAACCCGATATTACTGAAGAAGAAATCAAGGTGTTGATTCGGCAAGGAGCGGAATCTGGGATGTTTGAGGAAGCCGAGCACGAGATAGTGCAACGGGTTTTCCGGTTGAGCGATCGCCCGATTAAAGCAATTATGACTCCTCGCACCGAAATTGATTGGTTGGACATTGAGTCAACTCTGGAGGAAAACTTGCAAGAAGTGATGAACAGCAACCGCTCTCGCTTTCCGGTGGGGCGGGGTAGCCTGGATCGCTGCATTGGCGTAGTTCGTGGTCGTAATTTGCTAGCCGCGCAACTGTCCGGTCGAGCAACTAACCTGGAGGCGATACTTCAGCCACCTTTGTATGTAGCAGAAAGTGCCCGTGCCCTCAATGTCATCGAACAGTTTAAGCAAACAGGAGTTCATCTGGGGTTAGTGACAGATGAATACGGTGGCATTGAAGGCTTAGTAACTCTAAATGATTTGATGGAAGCGATCGTGGGAGATCTGCCTTCTGCGGAAAACCAGGAAGAACCCTTGATTATTCAACGGGAAGATGGCTCCTGGCTGTTAGATGGTTTATTGGACATCAACGATTTGAAAGACCTGCTCGAACAAGAGTCATTACCAGACGAAACCACGGGCAGTTTCCACACTTTGGGTGGGTTTGTGATGCATTTCTTAGGTCACATCCCCCAATCTGGCGAGTATTTTGAATGGAGCGGACTGCGCTTTGAGGTCATGGACATGGACGGTAAAAGGGTTGATAAGATTTTAGTTACGATACTGGTTTCTGGGGGACTTTCCAAAGATTAG
- a CDS encoding M61 family metallopeptidase has protein sequence MAKDKEDELLADRSTRQNNLPSDRPEDPQADLQTTPWQFVVSMPQPDTHLFHIQFTVDRWQGEHLEVRLPVWTPGSYLVREYAKHLQDFQAVDGQGKPLAWQKVSKNQWRIESSDRIAISYKIFANELTVRTNHLDRTHGYFNGAATFLFVPGRERQPLTVKIVPPHPDWAVATVLPPVLGEPHTYYAADFDTLVDSPFEIGIHKRYDFTVLDKPHSLVIWGEGNLEPQRTIQDTTAIITAEAELFGGLPYDRYMFLLHLSASGNGGLEHKNCCCLNYQRLGFRQDRYLRFLNLVAHEFFHTWNVKRIRPKALETFDYDRESYTPSLWFCEGTTSYYDLLIPLRAGIYDVKHFLKLVSDNITRLQTTYGRHVQPLSESSLDAWIKLYRPDANSTNNQISYYLKGELVSMLLDLAIRQQTQNRASLDNVMRLMWERFGKDEIGFTEADLQAAIASVAGIDLQSFWQAYLYGTQELDYNFYLEPFGLEVQPAPTQDLPPYTGMTLKPGNGISAVKSVEANSPAQLAGIDPGDELLAINGIRVAIDTLNDRLRQFEPGASVELTLFKQDLVYRTNLELQPPASDRYNLVPIAEPSARQSENLRAWLGVGL, from the coding sequence ATGGCTAAGGATAAAGAAGACGAACTATTGGCGGATCGATCGACAAGACAAAATAATTTGCCTTCGGATCGACCTGAAGACCCGCAAGCAGATCTGCAAACTACTCCCTGGCAGTTTGTAGTCTCCATGCCACAGCCAGATACGCATTTATTCCACATTCAATTTACAGTCGATCGCTGGCAAGGAGAGCATCTAGAGGTACGCCTACCCGTCTGGACTCCTGGCTCCTACCTCGTGCGCGAATATGCCAAGCACTTGCAAGACTTTCAAGCTGTAGATGGGCAGGGGAAGCCACTAGCATGGCAAAAAGTCTCGAAGAATCAATGGCGGATTGAAAGCAGCGATCGCATTGCAATTAGCTACAAAATTTTTGCGAACGAGCTAACCGTCAGAACCAATCACCTCGATCGCACTCACGGTTATTTTAATGGTGCTGCCACTTTTCTCTTTGTCCCAGGTCGAGAACGCCAACCGTTAACCGTTAAAATCGTACCACCTCATCCAGACTGGGCAGTCGCCACAGTTCTACCGCCAGTGTTAGGGGAACCGCATACCTACTACGCTGCAGACTTCGATACCTTAGTGGACAGCCCGTTTGAAATTGGCATCCACAAACGGTATGACTTTACCGTCCTGGATAAGCCACACTCTCTTGTAATTTGGGGAGAGGGCAACCTGGAGCCGCAGCGCACGATTCAAGATACCACGGCGATTATTACCGCTGAGGCGGAGTTGTTTGGCGGCTTGCCCTACGATCGCTACATGTTCTTGCTGCATCTGTCTGCCAGCGGCAACGGCGGCCTGGAGCATAAAAACTGCTGTTGCTTGAACTATCAACGGTTAGGATTTCGCCAGGATCGCTACCTGCGATTTCTGAATTTAGTGGCGCACGAGTTTTTCCACACCTGGAACGTCAAGCGGATTCGCCCCAAAGCCCTGGAAACCTTTGATTACGATCGCGAGAGTTATACGCCTTCCCTCTGGTTTTGCGAGGGTACGACCAGTTACTACGATCTGCTTATCCCCCTAAGAGCTGGAATTTATGATGTCAAGCATTTCCTCAAACTGGTGAGCGATAATATTACGCGCCTGCAAACCACCTACGGCAGGCACGTACAACCATTAAGCGAATCTAGTCTGGATGCCTGGATTAAGCTGTATCGCCCCGATGCCAACAGCACCAACAACCAGATCTCCTATTATCTCAAAGGCGAATTGGTGTCCATGCTTCTAGATCTAGCGATCCGGCAGCAAACTCAAAATCGGGCTTCTTTAGATAACGTCATGCGTTTGATGTGGGAACGGTTTGGCAAGGACGAGATTGGTTTTACAGAAGCAGATTTACAAGCAGCGATCGCCTCTGTTGCGGGCATCGATCTGCAATCTTTCTGGCAGGCTTATTTATACGGTACGCAGGAACTGGACTATAACTTCTATCTGGAGCCATTTGGACTGGAAGTACAACCAGCACCTACCCAGGATCTCCCTCCCTATACTGGCATGACCCTCAAACCAGGCAACGGTATATCGGCAGTTAAATCCGTAGAGGCCAACTCTCCCGCGCAGCTTGCTGGCATCGATCCGGGGGACGAACTGCTTGCCATTAATGGCATTCGCGTTGCTATCGATACGCTGAACGATCGCCTGCGGCAATTTGAACCTGGCGCGAGCGTCGAACTGACTCTGTTTAAACAGGATCTGGTATATCGCACCAACCTGGAACTACAGCCTCCCGCGAGCGATCGCTACAATCTCGTTCCCATTGCTGAGCCTTCGGCTCGCCAAAGTGAAAATTTGCGGGCGTGGCTGGGGGTTGGTCTATAG
- the metK gene encoding methionine adenosyltransferase, translating into MASSCLFTSESVTEGHPDKICDQISDTILDALLSDDPTSRVAAEVVVNTGLVLITGEISTKAHHINYANLVRKKIAEIGYTDAENGFSANSCAVMIALDEQSPDIAKGVDEAMEKREGLESDAALEAIGAGDQGIMFGFACDETPEMMPMPIALAHRIARQLAAVRKSGEIPYLRPDGKTQVTVLYENGKPVGIDTILVSTQHAPTVHGVSDEQEIQAIIKTDLWQKVVQPTFVDTIVIPDDRTRFLVNPTGKFVIGGPQGDAGLTGRKIIVDTYGGYARHGGGAFSGKDPTKVDRSAAYACRYVAKNIVAAGLATKCELQVSYAIGVARPTSLTVETFGTGTVSDEVLLHLVKDNFDLRPAAIIKNFDLQHLPGQRNGRFYQNVAAYGHFGRNDLDLPWEKTDKVDILRKAL; encoded by the coding sequence TTGGCCAGCAGTTGCTTATTTACATCCGAGTCTGTTACAGAAGGTCACCCAGATAAAATTTGCGACCAGATCTCAGACACAATTTTAGACGCTTTGCTCAGTGACGATCCCACATCGCGGGTTGCGGCTGAAGTAGTAGTCAACACGGGCTTGGTATTGATCACTGGTGAAATTAGCACCAAAGCTCACCACATTAACTATGCAAACCTGGTACGCAAAAAGATTGCGGAGATCGGTTATACAGATGCAGAAAACGGGTTCTCTGCCAATAGCTGTGCCGTGATGATTGCCCTGGACGAGCAGTCGCCAGACATTGCTAAAGGTGTAGACGAGGCAATGGAAAAGCGCGAAGGTCTAGAATCTGATGCTGCCCTCGAAGCGATCGGGGCTGGGGATCAAGGCATTATGTTTGGGTTTGCCTGCGATGAAACCCCCGAAATGATGCCCATGCCGATCGCTCTAGCCCATCGCATTGCCCGCCAGTTAGCAGCCGTGCGTAAAAGTGGCGAAATTCCCTACCTCCGACCTGACGGCAAGACTCAAGTAACCGTGCTCTACGAAAATGGTAAACCTGTCGGTATCGATACGATCCTGGTCTCCACGCAGCACGCGCCCACCGTGCACGGAGTCAGCGACGAGCAGGAAATTCAAGCCATCATCAAAACAGACCTCTGGCAAAAAGTAGTACAACCTACATTTGTCGATACCATCGTCATTCCAGACGATCGCACTAGATTCCTGGTCAACCCCACCGGGAAATTTGTCATTGGTGGCCCCCAGGGCGACGCAGGTTTAACCGGACGCAAAATTATCGTCGATACCTATGGTGGGTATGCCCGTCATGGCGGCGGTGCCTTCTCCGGTAAGGATCCCACCAAAGTCGATCGCAGTGCTGCCTATGCCTGCCGCTATGTAGCCAAAAATATTGTGGCAGCAGGATTGGCAACTAAGTGCGAGTTGCAGGTGAGCTACGCGATCGGGGTTGCCCGTCCCACCAGCCTCACGGTTGAGACCTTCGGTACAGGTACGGTATCCGATGAAGTGCTCTTGCATCTAGTCAAAGATAATTTCGATCTGCGACCCGCTGCCATCATCAAAAACTTTGACCTCCAGCACTTACCTGGCCAACGCAACGGGCGCTTCTACCAAAATGTCGCCGCCTACGGCCACTTTGGTCGCAACGATCTCGATCTACCCTGGGAAAAAACGGACAAGGTCGATATTTTGCGAAAAGCTCTTTGA
- the ntcA gene encoding global nitrogen regulator NtcA codes for MGITQERPLADVFREMNGGKFPPMVETFERGKTIFFPGDPAERFYFLVRGAVKLSRVYEAGEEITVALLRENSVFGVLSLITGNRSDRFYHAVAFTPVELLSVPIEHVEKALKEDPELPMVLLRGLSSRILQTEMMIETLAHRDMGSRLVSFLLILCRDFGTPSADGVTIDLKLSHQSIAEAIGSTRVTVTRLLGDLRKDKMISISKKRITVHNPVELGQQFT; via the coding sequence ATGGGAATAACGCAAGAACGTCCTTTAGCCGATGTCTTCCGTGAAATGAATGGAGGAAAGTTTCCACCGATGGTGGAAACCTTTGAACGTGGTAAGACCATCTTTTTCCCTGGAGATCCTGCTGAAAGATTTTACTTTTTAGTACGCGGCGCGGTGAAGCTGTCTCGAGTATATGAAGCAGGCGAAGAAATTACTGTCGCCTTGCTGCGCGAGAACAGTGTATTTGGGGTGCTTTCACTGATTACCGGCAACCGATCGGATCGCTTTTACCACGCCGTTGCCTTTACGCCGGTAGAGTTGCTGTCAGTACCGATCGAACATGTTGAAAAGGCTCTAAAAGAAGATCCCGAACTACCAATGGTGCTATTGCGCGGTTTATCCTCGCGCATTCTGCAAACTGAAATGATGATCGAGACTTTAGCGCACCGCGACATGGGATCGCGGCTGGTCAGTTTCCTACTGATTCTCTGTCGCGATTTTGGTACCCCTAGTGCCGACGGTGTCACTATCGATCTAAAACTTTCACATCAATCAATTGCCGAAGCGATCGGCTCCACCCGCGTCACCGTAACCAGGCTGCTAGGCGATCTCCGTAAAGACAAGATGATTTCCATCTCTAAAAAACGGATCACCGTGCACAATCCCGTCGAATTAGGGCAACAATTCACCTAA
- a CDS encoding Uma2 family endonuclease, with protein MTVQVMTPAIAQVPAEQRLLLEGVSWQQYELLLATLGDDFPALRLSYLEGSLEIMTTSPLHEELKSTIRMLLEAFFQTFRIRYHCIGSATFRKMAKQRGLEPDECYCLGQKKDFPDLAIEIVLTSGLVDKLEIYRGLGVKEVWVWEAGQFRINHLREDGYEQLSSSELLPNCDIQLLASYVKPEEQFDAVMAFREQLRSLQ; from the coding sequence ATGACCGTCCAAGTAATGACACCCGCGATCGCTCAGGTTCCGGCAGAACAGCGCCTCCTCCTGGAAGGGGTGAGTTGGCAGCAGTATGAATTGCTACTAGCTACCCTAGGGGATGATTTTCCGGCATTGCGGTTAAGTTACTTAGAAGGAAGTTTGGAAATTATGACCACATCCCCGTTGCATGAAGAGTTGAAAAGCACAATTCGCATGTTACTGGAAGCATTTTTTCAAACTTTTAGGATTCGTTATCACTGTATCGGTTCGGCGACGTTTCGGAAAATGGCCAAACAGCGGGGGCTAGAACCTGATGAATGTTATTGCTTAGGGCAAAAGAAAGACTTTCCCGATCTGGCGATCGAGATTGTGTTAACCAGCGGTCTGGTTGATAAGCTGGAAATCTATCGGGGTTTGGGCGTTAAGGAAGTTTGGGTTTGGGAAGCGGGACAGTTTCGGATTAACCATTTGCGTGAGGACGGTTACGAGCAGCTTTCAAGCAGTGAATTACTACCCAATTGCGATATTCAATTGTTAGCCAGCTACGTTAAACCTGAAGAACAGTTTGATGCAGTGATGGCATTTCGAGAACAGTTGCGATCGCTTCAGTAA
- a CDS encoding heme o synthase: protein MQEIICADAPRRNQNIGEIFLSYYQLTKPRIIVLLLITTVGAMWIAAQGKVDPLLLIMTVIGGALAAASANAINCLYDRDIDYIMERTRFRPIPSGRVSPRDALLFAIALAAISFTLLYTFANLLAALLAMSGIVTYVGVYTCWLKRSSTQNIVIGGAAGAIPPLVGWAAVTGDLSWAAWALFAIIFFWTPPHFWALALMIRDEYAKVGVPMLPVVVGDEPTTKQILLYSILLLPISLLLVYPLHVMGLVYAAFALYLGISFIVKAWQLGKTPSDRTAARSVFKYSILYLMFLCIGMAIDSLPITHTAIATISQYLASIIPQSINS from the coding sequence ATGCAAGAAATTATTTGTGCTGATGCGCCCAGACGCAATCAAAACATCGGAGAGATCTTTCTGAGTTATTACCAACTAACTAAGCCTCGCATTATTGTTTTGTTGTTGATTACGACAGTAGGTGCGATGTGGATTGCAGCCCAGGGGAAGGTCGATCCTTTGCTGTTAATTATGACGGTAATTGGTGGCGCGCTAGCGGCTGCGTCGGCGAATGCGATCAACTGCCTTTACGATCGCGATATCGACTACATCATGGAACGCACTCGTTTCCGCCCGATTCCCTCCGGGCGCGTTAGTCCTAGAGATGCTCTGTTGTTTGCGATCGCGCTGGCTGCGATTTCTTTTACGCTGCTCTACACGTTTGCCAATCTTTTGGCAGCACTGCTGGCTATGTCCGGGATCGTGACCTATGTCGGCGTATATACTTGCTGGCTCAAGCGTTCCAGTACGCAAAATATCGTGATCGGCGGTGCGGCTGGCGCGATTCCACCGTTGGTTGGCTGGGCGGCGGTGACCGGCGATCTGAGTTGGGCGGCATGGGCTTTGTTCGCAATTATCTTTTTCTGGACTCCGCCGCATTTTTGGGCATTGGCACTGATGATCCGCGATGAATATGCCAAGGTAGGCGTACCAATGCTGCCTGTGGTCGTGGGGGATGAGCCGACCACGAAGCAAATTTTGCTGTATAGCATTTTGCTGTTACCCATCTCTTTGCTGCTAGTTTATCCATTGCACGTGATGGGCCTGGTTTATGCTGCCTTCGCTCTTTATTTAGGTATTAGCTTTATTGTCAAAGCATGGCAGCTAGGGAAAACTCCTAGCGATCGCACCGCTGCCCGTTCTGTTTTTAAATATTCGATTCTATATCTCATGTTCCTCTGTATTGGCATGGCGATCGATAGTCTGCCGATTACACATACGGCGATCGCAACCATATCGCAATACTTAGCCTCAATTATTCCCCAGTCCATAAACTCCTAA
- a CDS encoding COX15/CtaA family protein yields the protein MADSFLFKSVSEPVVLVRRFAFSLAIATFFLMALGSATRVMNAGLSCPDWPLCYGELVPAAQMNLQVFLEWFHRLVASTVGLLTATFLGIALWYRKSLPRWLPVAAGWAFFLVLFQGILGGLTVTELLRFDIVTAHLGTGLMFFCTWLVITVTLLPYQAYNTVGKLPWFGSAAAAFVYLQSILGALVASRWAVHQCLAGAELCSVVNTHIAGVVPASLSTLAVIYLSWRTTALHPALRRLAYTAGIFLLMQVAIGIGTYMLHLQIEPLTVLHQAVGAALLGTLVAFTALAWRDRTEAA from the coding sequence ATGGCTGATTCATTTTTGTTCAAATCCGTTTCTGAACCTGTAGTTCTAGTCCGTCGCTTTGCATTTTCACTGGCGATCGCTACTTTCTTTTTGATGGCACTGGGTAGCGCTACCAGGGTGATGAATGCTGGGTTATCCTGTCCTGACTGGCCGCTTTGTTATGGCGAGCTCGTACCTGCGGCGCAAATGAACCTGCAAGTGTTTTTGGAGTGGTTCCACCGCCTGGTTGCCTCCACTGTAGGTCTACTCACGGCAACATTTTTGGGCATAGCGCTTTGGTATCGCAAGTCACTGCCTCGGTGGTTGCCTGTCGCAGCAGGCTGGGCATTTTTCCTAGTGCTATTTCAAGGCATTTTGGGCGGTCTCACAGTTACAGAACTACTGCGTTTCGATATCGTGACTGCCCATTTAGGTACGGGCTTGATGTTCTTTTGTACCTGGTTGGTCATTACAGTAACCCTTTTACCCTATCAAGCCTACAACACTGTGGGTAAGCTACCCTGGTTTGGTAGTGCGGCAGCAGCGTTTGTTTATCTGCAAAGTATCCTGGGGGCTCTGGTTGCCTCTCGCTGGGCAGTACACCAATGTCTCGCTGGAGCTGAGCTATGCAGTGTCGTCAACACGCACATAGCTGGAGTTGTTCCTGCTAGTCTTTCTACCTTAGCGGTTATTTATCTATCCTGGCGCACGACCGCCCTGCATCCCGCACTGCGCAGGCTTGCCTATACCGCTGGCATATTTTTGTTAATGCAAGTGGCGATCGGTATCGGCACCTATATGCTGCATCTCCAGATTGAACCCCTGACAGTTTTGCATCAAGCGGTTGGCGCTGCTTTGCTCGGTACATTAGTTGCCTTTACCGCTTTAGCATGGCGCGATCGCACCGAAGCTGCCTGA